Below is a window of Impatiens glandulifera chromosome 2, dImpGla2.1, whole genome shotgun sequence DNA.
TAAGAAAATCGAGTAATAATAAAGATTTGGCCATTGATTTATTATGATTCAGaacacaaaagaagaagaagaagcaatcTAGCACTAGCAGCCATAGATAACCTGAGTATACTTGAGCTTAAGCCACCTAAAAGTGTTTCTAATGGAGCCTTTAACTTTCCCTTCAACTGAATAAGCCTTATAGCTAGCAACCCTTTTCTTCCTCTGCAATTCAGGATCCCCCAACAATCCccatgattttgatgaagaagaCCCATTTCTGTTTTTCCCTAATTTCTTCACAAACTGATCATGTCGATTTGAATTCACTCTGAATCCATAGCAGCTCCCCACTTGAATAGTACCCTCTGATTTGTATTCTCCCATggatctctctctctctctctgtttcTCTCTCTTGTTTCTGGTTAAAGAATTGAgggaacaagaagaagaaggattgATGATGGTATATTATTAGTGATTTTGTATAAAAAGAATGGAAATAGTGaaactcaattaaaaatgttttcttttattaaatttgtaaatgggtaaatttatattatttgttacttggttttatttgaatttaaaatttcttgTTTGGTTTCAAATGGGTTTATTcaaatcttaaatatttaacaatactaattaaaaattatttataaaaattagagtTAGAGGTGCttgaatattatataagaaaaaattgaaTCTAGGGTAagaaaaaagtttttaaaaaattgcaGTTAAAACCCAACAAAATGTTATATTGTTTATGTTTATCTAAAGAACACTCAATTAGTAGTCTATTATAAACTTTAAATCCCATAATTCCTttgt
It encodes the following:
- the LOC124923678 gene encoding uncharacterized protein LOC124923678, with translation MGEYKSEGTIQVGSCYGFRVNSNRHDQFVKKLGKNRNGSSSSKSWGLLGDPELQRKKRVASYKAYSVEGKVKGSIRNTFRWLKLKYTQVIYGC